The genomic segment GCCGGCGGGCGAGGTCCGCTGTGGTCGGGCCGAGCCCCTTGGGGTACTGTTCGGTGGCCCGCACGGGCACCGCGAGGAGCGCGGCCGCGTCCAGGAGAAAAGCCGCGTTCCGCACCAGGCCCGCTGCGGACGGGATTTTCGCCAGCAACTTGTCCTGGACGTCGATGACGACGACGACGGACGTCTCGGCCCGCAACCGTTTGATGACGTTCATGCCCAGTCCTCACTGTTCGAGTGCCCGGCGGAGCGCGGTCAGCCCGGATTCCAGTTCGGCCAGCCGGGCGTCCGACGGCGGGGTCGCGCCGAACCGGTCCTGGTAGTACGCCCCGGCCCACGCCACGGGCACGTCGGCCACGTCCCCACAGCCCGGCTTCGATCGCAGCGCCGTTGCTGCCGCGGTCGCAAATTCCAGCGCCGTGTCGCCCGGCGCGGCCACAATGCCGTGCGTCGCGAGTACCGCGACCAGCTCGCCGAACCACCGCGTCGGTTCCGGGACCGCCGCGGGCGGGCCGGTGCGGCGCCGCACGCGCCGCCGCGCGAACCAGGCGCCCAGCCCCATCAGAATCAGGGCCGTCACACCGACGAGCGTCTCGGGACGGGCCAGCCGTTCGATCGCCCGGGCGATCGCCTGTCGGCGCTGTTCGGGGGTGTAGTCTTTGATGTACTCGTCGAACCGCGTTTCGACCCACGTGTTCGCCTGCTGGACCCACCCGGCATCGGGAGCGACGGTCGGCGCCGACCCCGGCATCGGGTCGAGGCTCCGCCAGTAGTACGTGCGGCCGGGCGGGGCGCCCGGCCGGGCGGCCCTGCCCGGCACGGGGAGCAGGGCTTCGACCCACGCGTGCGCGTGTTCCTGTTTCACGAGATAGTGCCCGTCCTCGGTGTGTTCGCACCCCTTGAAGCCGAGGACGAACGCCGCTGGGATGCCCTGGGACCGGAGCATCAGCACCAGGGCGGTGGCGTACCGCTCACAGTGCCCGGCCTTCGAGTGGAACAGGAAATCTTCTATGGGATCGACGCGCGTGTTCTCCCGGCGCAGGTCGGTCGTGTAATGCAACTCGGGTGTGGTCGATAGATGGGCGACGAACTTTTTCGCCACCGTCTCGCGGTACTCCGGCTTCGGCACGAGCGACCGCTCCTCGCGACAGTCGGCCGGCAACTCGCCGGTGCGGATCAGATCGGCCAGAACGCGGTCGGCGTACTCCTTCACCCGCGGCACCGGGTTCTGGCGCAGCGGGCTCAGCGACAGGTCGAACGAGGGCACCTCGAACTGAAACGGCGGCCCGGCGTCGGGGTCCGGTCCGGTCCGGTACGCCTGGACGTACCGCCGCGGGGTCCCCCGGACCCGCGCGCTCGTGTCCCAGAAGAAGCTCCCGTCGGAGATCGGCATCCAGCCTTTCGGGGGCCCGTCGGTCAGGGCCGCGAGCGGCGGGGGCTGGTCCCCGACCCACTGCACCGGGTCCGCGACGAACGAGCTGCGGAGCCGGGCGGGCACGTCGTACGTGATCGCGAACTGTCCCGGCCCGAGTTTCGGCGGGGTCCAGGGCTCGGTCCGCCGCGCGAGTGGCGGGGTGATGGGAAGGGCCGGGGTCTCCGTCTGCTTCCACTCGCCGTGAGTGTACATGTGAAGGACCTTCCCGCGCCACCTCTGGTCCGGGTTCACGTCCGTTTTCGGTGCGCCGTCCGGGTAGGCGGCGGTGAACTCGAAGGCCGTTTCCGCGTTCGTTTGCAGCGGGCCGGTGCGGTTGAGGTCCACCATCTGGTCCGCCGCGTACCCGATCTCGATCCGCGGTTTGCCGAAGTCGGCCTTGCTCGCTTCGGACCGCGGGGTGAGGAGGTACAGGGGCACCGCCAGGGCCAGCGCGACACCGGCCCACGCGATCGCCGGGGACAGGTCGGTCCGGTGCCCGGTCGGGTCCGCGGTCACGGTGACCGCCTTCGTCGCGGGCGGCGGCCCGCCGGGGATCGGGGGGATCGTTCCGCTGGCCCGGCCCAGGTACAGCAGCGTCAGGCTCCAGACGGCCGCGACGAGGTACAGCCCGACGAGCACGAAACACACCGGGTGCTCCGCGAGGGCCGCGCCCAGCCCCACGCCCGCCAGTGAAACCCCGTGCAGGGTCCAGTAGTCGCCCGCGTGCTTCTCGCCCCGCGCGACCTTGGCCACGATGAGCATCATGACGAACGGGCCGCACATCGCCACGATGAACATGTGCCAGCCCGTGGTCGCGAACTCGGACGTGTCCACTTCGCGCTTGATCCGGTACGCGACCCACATGAAGTAGACGAGGCCGACGGTCATCCCGAGGCGGTTCGCGGACGGGATCGACAGGAACGCGATGCGGGACTCGAGGAAAAACATCACGGCCAGGGCGCCCACGGCCAGCAGCGCGAACGCCGCTACCTCGGGCAGCAGCTCGTGCTCGGCGTAGCCGAGGATCACGCACGCCATCGCGAGCGTCAGATACGTGCTGAACCGGAAGCTGGCGTCGGTCGGCATGGCGGCCCCGTTAAACACGCGCGAGGAAAAGTGACCAAGGAGACGGCGCCGAATGTGAGCGCGATACGAGGAGCACGGGCGCTCGTTTCGTTCCCCTTTGTCCGCTTGTCATCGTGAACCCGGAGCGGCCGGCGGCAGGTACCACGGCGGGCGGTCGTCGGGGCAGACGGCGATGAACGGCTTGCCGGTCGAGTGCCCCAGCGCGGCCGCGAACGGGGTGTGTGCCCGACTGCTCACGACCAGCCTCGCGCCGCGCGCGAGGTGCCGGGTGAAGGTGCGGGCCGCCGGCGCCTCGACCGCGTCGGTGCCGCGGACGGACGCCAGGGGTGCGAGGGCCGCGCGCAGGTCCTCTTCGGACGCGGCCGTGGCGGCGACCGCGTCGGAGCCGGGGACGACGACCGTCACCGCACTATCGAACGCGCGCCCACGCCACGTGACGGCGATCGTGGCGGCGAGGCTCAGGGCCGCCTCGAGCCGCGCGCGATCGGTTGCGTCGGGCGCCGCCGGCAGCCACGCCTCGACCACCAGCACGAGTTCCGGCGAGGGCGCGGTGTCGTACTCGCGAACCATCGGCTCCCCGCGCGCGGTGGTCCGCCAGTGGATGTCCCGGATCGCGTCGCCGGGCCGGTACGGGCGCACCCGCGCCCTCGGCCTGATCGGTACTCACCCGGCGCAGCACGCGCGCGCGCGGTCGTCCCCCGCGCGCTCCGGAGCACCCACCGCCGGAGGCCGTCCGCGTCGGCCGTACCGAGGCACGGGAGGACGACGATCTCGCCGCCCGCTTCGCCCGGGCGCTCGCACGCGATGAACCCGAACGGGAAGCCGGACGTGAGGGTCACGGGGCCGGCGTACCGCCCCCGTGCCGGGAACGTGCGCCACGCGGTACACGGGAGCGCGTGGCCGGCCGGGAGCCGGTACACCAGAAAGGAGTTCGCTCCCGGCCCCGCCCGGTCCTCGGCGGTGAGGGTGATCGGGTACCTGGCGCCGTTGGTGACCGTCAGGCCGCACTCGACGCGCTCGCCCGCGAAGACGGGCGGGAGCGCGATCCGGCGCGCCGTCGCCCGGCGCACCGCGAACCACGCCAGGAGCCCGTTCAGGACCAGCAGGCAGGCCATCGCGTAGACGACGATCAGCACCAGGTTGATGCTCTTGTACCAGGCGAGCGCCCCGATGAGCACCACCGCCGCGAGCCAACTCACCCCGGAGGGAGTGAACCGCAGGCGCCGGCCGGCCGGGTCGCCGTCGGCGCGTTTCATGCCGGCACCTTCAGCTTCGAGAGCACGTCGCGCACGATCGGCCCGGCGTCGGGGTGCCCGCCGGCCGCCCAGCTCCGGGTCACGAGCCGGTGCGCGAGGACCGGTTCGGCCAGCGCCTTCACGTCGTCCGGGACCGCGTAGTCGCGCCCGGCCGTCACCGCGTACGCCTGCACGGCGCGGTACAGCGCGAGCGCGGCGCGGGTGCTGGCGCCGAGGGCGAGTTCCGCGTGCTTGCGGGTCTCCCCGATCAGGTCGAGGACGTACTCCGCGATGGCCGGGTCCACGCGGACCGTTCGGACGTGCTGCTGGAGCGCGATCACGTCGGCCGGCTGGAGGACCGGTTCGAGCTTCTCGACCGGTTCGCCGGCGCGGTGCTGGGTGAGGATGGCCCGCTCGGCCTCGCGGCCCGGGTAGCCGACCTTCACGCGGAGCAGGAACCGGTCGAGCTGGCTCTCCGGGAGCGGATAGGTGCCCTCGAACTCGTGCGGGTTCTGCGTGGCAACAACGAGGAACGGCGGCCCGAGCGGGCGCGTGGTTCCGTCCACCGTCACCTGGCGCTCCTGCATCGCCTCCAGCAGCGCGGACTGCGTGCGGGGGGTGGCGCGGTTGATCTCGTCGGCCAGGACGATCTCCGCGAACACCGGGCCGGGGTGGAACGTGAACTCGCCCGTCTGGGCCTTGTAAATGGTCACGCCGATGAGGTCGGCGGGCAGCAGGTCGGGGGTGAACTGGATCCGATTGAACTTGCAGGCGAGGCTGCGGGCCAGGGCCTTCGCGAGCAGGGTCTTGCCGACGCCCGGCACGTCGTCGAGGAGCAGGTGCCCGTCCGCGAGCAGCGCGACGGCGGCCATCCGGATCACGTCGGGCTTACCGAGGAACACCCGCCCGACGTTCGCTTGGAGCGCCGCGAGCAGCGGCGCCAGGTCGCGCGGGGATCGGGCGGGGATCGAACCGTCAACAGCCATACGCGCGGTCTCACGTGGGAAGTGACCGCGATAGTATACGACGCACCGCCACCGGCGGTTCGGTTCGGCCGGCCCCGACACGATTTGCGGGACTGGCCTTACAACAGGGCGCCCGGCTCACTCGACGTCGAACCGGATCGGCCCGCCGACGCCGCCGCGGAGGTTCGGGTTGACCGGTCGGCTGGCCATCGTCTCCTCGGCCGTCCGCAAATCGGCCTCGCGCTCGGCCTCTTCGGCCGCGTCCGCCGCCGCTTCCGCTTCTGTAGCGATCTTCTTGAGGCTCAAGGCGATGCGCCGCGTGGTCGGGTCCGTGCTGAGGACCTCCACCACCACCGTTTGGCCCTCCTCGAGCACGTCCCGCACGCGCCGCACGCGCTGCGTGGACAGTTCCGAGATGTGGATCAGCCCCTCGACGCCGGGCGTCAGTTCCACGAACGCGCCGAACTCGGCCGTCCGGCTCACCTTACCGGTGACCCGTGCGCCGGCATGAACGGTCTTCGTGTACTCGTCGAACGGGCTGACGGTGAGTTGCTTCATGGACAGGCCGATCTTCCGCGCCTCGAAGTCGATGCGGTTGACCTTCACCTCGACCTGCTGGCCGATCTTCACGAACTCGTTCAGGTCGGCGACCCGCTGCCACGAGAACTCGGACGCCGGGATCAGGCCGTCCGCGCCGCCGAGATCGACGAACGCCCCGAACGGCTTGATGCTCCGCACGATGCCCTTGAGCACCTGGCCTTCCTGGATGTTCTTCCAGAACTCCTCCGCCTTCGCCTGCTTTTCTTTTTCCTGGACGGCGCGGCGGCTGACGATGAGGTTCCGCTCTTCCGGGTTGACCTCGGCGACCATCACCTTGATGCGCTGGTTGACGAACTGTTCGATGTTCTCGACGCGGTACAGGTCGAGCTGGCTGGCGGGCAGGAACCCCTTGATGCCGTTCACTTCGACCGTCAGCCCGGTCTTGTTCTTGTTGGTCCCGGTGACGCGGGCTTCGACGATCATGCCGTATGTGACCTGCGACCAGTCGTGAACGACCTGCGTGGACCCCTCGCGGGTCAGAATGAGCAGCCCGTCGGCGGCGTCGTAGTGGTCGATGTCGAACTCGACCGGCTCGCCGACGACCGGTTTGCGGCCCTCGAACTGCTGGAGCGGCAGCACGCCCTGGCTGCGGCCGCCGGGCACCTCCACGAACACGTCGTTGCCGTGAACGCCGACGACCACGCCGGTCTTCTTGCCGCCGCCCACGGTCCCCGCGGCGCGGGGCTTCTGGACCGTCTCGACCTGGGCGACGGTTTTCGTCACGTCGAAGTCGCCCATTGCCGCCGCGAGTTCGTCCTCGATGAGTTTGTCGAGTTCGCGGTTGTTCGGCTTCGGTCCGCCGAAGAAGAGCTGCGGGGGGGCGCCGCCGGGGTTCATCGGCTTGTCGCTCCGCTGCGGCCGGTCGCCGTGCGGTCCCCCGCGGTTCGGGCCACCGGGGCGCGGCGCGCCCGGACGCGGCGGCCCCTTGCCCGCCGGAGCCGGGGACGCGCCACCGGGCTTCAGCGCGCTGACGGCGGGCGCCCCGTAGACGGGCGGCGCGGCGCCGGGTTTCGGTGCCGGCGGGGGGCGCGGGCGGGGCGGGGCCGCGCCGCCGGGCGTCAGCGCGCGAACCGGCTGCGCGCCGTACACCGGCGGTGTGGCACCCGGATTGGCCGCCGGTGGCGTGGGCGCGGCCGGCGGGGTGGGTTGCTCGGGAGCGGGCGAAGTGTTCTCGGTACTCATCTTGCGGATTCCTCGATTCTTACCGGTTGAGCCTATCAGACCGGCCGTATGGCGACAACAGAAGCTCGACACGACACGGGGCGGCTCCCGCCGTTTGCGGACACGCCTCGTACAATCCGGTTCATGTCCCCAAGAGCGCGACGGATAGTGATGCTGGCGGTCCGGACCGCACTGGCCGTGGGCATCATGGTCGCGGTGGGCGCACACTTCTCCAGAACCCTGAACAAGATCGACGCGGGGCAACTTCCGGTGCGGTTGCAGCCGGAGTTGCTCGTCGCATCGGGCTTGCTGTACCTGTTGGCGCATCTGTGTTGGTCCACCTTCTGGGTGCGACTCCTTCACAATCAGGGCGTACACGTGTCCTGGTGGGTCGGGTTGCGGGCGTATTACCTCAGCCAGTTCGGGAAATACGTGCCGGGGAAAGTGGCGGTACTCGGGATACGGGTGGTCATGCTCCGCCACTACGGCGGGCACCCGCTACCGGTGGCGGTCACCGCGACCTACGAGACGCTGTCGAGCATGTCGGCGGGGGCGATGTTGGGGGTGCTATTCCTCCCGGCGTTGGGCGGGGCGCTGGGGGACAAGATTTCTGGCGGCACAATGGCCTTCGTCGTCATCGCGTCCCTGCCGCTTGGGCTCGTCGTGTTGAACAAGCTCGCGGCGTGGGTCGTGAACCGCCGGCGGCGGCCGGGCGCGCCACCGTTGGCGACCCCGTCGATCGGGCTTCTCGCACAAGGGCTGTTGCACGGCGCGTGCGGATACGCTCTGCTGGCACTGGGGCTGAGCCTGACCGTTCGTGCCCTCATTCCGGACGCCCGGATCTGGACGCTCGCGACGTACACCGCCGACATTGCGACCGTGGGCCTCTCCTACGTCGCCGGCTTCGTTGCCGTCATAGCGCCGGGCGGGTTGGGGGCGCGCGAACTCAGCATGCAGTTGGCGCTGACCCCCCAGTTCGCACCCGCACACGGCGAGCAGGCGGCCGGACTCGCGACTGTTGTGGCGCTGACCCTCCGGCTGACGTGGACCATTGCCGAAGTCGTGATCGGCCTGCCGCTGTACCTGCTGAGGCCCGCGCT from the Frigoriglobus tundricola genome contains:
- a CDS encoding DUF58 domain-containing protein translates to MRPYRPGDAIRDIHWRTTARGEPMVREYDTAPSPELVLVVEAWLPAAPDATDRARLEAALSLAATIAVTWRGRAFDSAVTVVVPGSDAVAATAASEEDLRAALAPLASVRGTDAVEAPAARTFTRHLARGARLVVSSRAHTPFAAALGHSTGKPFIAVCPDDRPPWYLPPAAPGSR
- a CDS encoding DUF3488 and transglutaminase-like domain-containing protein, which encodes MPTDASFRFSTYLTLAMACVILGYAEHELLPEVAAFALLAVGALAVMFFLESRIAFLSIPSANRLGMTVGLVYFMWVAYRIKREVDTSEFATTGWHMFIVAMCGPFVMMLIVAKVARGEKHAGDYWTLHGVSLAGVGLGAALAEHPVCFVLVGLYLVAAVWSLTLLYLGRASGTIPPIPGGPPPATKAVTVTADPTGHRTDLSPAIAWAGVALALAVPLYLLTPRSEASKADFGKPRIEIGYAADQMVDLNRTGPLQTNAETAFEFTAAYPDGAPKTDVNPDQRWRGKVLHMYTHGEWKQTETPALPITPPLARRTEPWTPPKLGPGQFAITYDVPARLRSSFVADPVQWVGDQPPPLAALTDGPPKGWMPISDGSFFWDTSARVRGTPRRYVQAYRTGPDPDAGPPFQFEVPSFDLSLSPLRQNPVPRVKEYADRVLADLIRTGELPADCREERSLVPKPEYRETVAKKFVAHLSTTPELHYTTDLRRENTRVDPIEDFLFHSKAGHCERYATALVLMLRSQGIPAAFVLGFKGCEHTEDGHYLVKQEHAHAWVEALLPVPGRAARPGAPPGRTYYWRSLDPMPGSAPTVAPDAGWVQQANTWVETRFDEYIKDYTPEQRRQAIARAIERLARPETLVGVTALILMGLGAWFARRRVRRRTGPPAAVPEPTRWFGELVAVLATHGIVAAPGDTALEFATAAATALRSKPGCGDVADVPVAWAGAYYQDRFGATPPSDARLAELESGLTALRRALEQ
- a CDS encoding 30S ribosomal protein S1; the encoded protein is MSTENTSPAPEQPTPPAAPTPPAANPGATPPVYGAQPVRALTPGGAAPPRPRPPPAPKPGAAPPVYGAPAVSALKPGGASPAPAGKGPPRPGAPRPGGPNRGGPHGDRPQRSDKPMNPGGAPPQLFFGGPKPNNRELDKLIEDELAAAMGDFDVTKTVAQVETVQKPRAAGTVGGGKKTGVVVGVHGNDVFVEVPGGRSQGVLPLQQFEGRKPVVGEPVEFDIDHYDAADGLLILTREGSTQVVHDWSQVTYGMIVEARVTGTNKNKTGLTVEVNGIKGFLPASQLDLYRVENIEQFVNQRIKVMVAEVNPEERNLIVSRRAVQEKEKQAKAEEFWKNIQEGQVLKGIVRSIKPFGAFVDLGGADGLIPASEFSWQRVADLNEFVKIGQQVEVKVNRIDFEARKIGLSMKQLTVSPFDEYTKTVHAGARVTGKVSRTAEFGAFVELTPGVEGLIHISELSTQRVRRVRDVLEEGQTVVVEVLSTDPTTRRIALSLKKIATEAEAAADAAEEAEREADLRTAEETMASRPVNPNLRGGVGGPIRFDVE
- a CDS encoding AAA family ATPase, producing the protein MAVDGSIPARSPRDLAPLLAALQANVGRVFLGKPDVIRMAAVALLADGHLLLDDVPGVGKTLLAKALARSLACKFNRIQFTPDLLPADLIGVTIYKAQTGEFTFHPGPVFAEIVLADEINRATPRTQSALLEAMQERQVTVDGTTRPLGPPFLVVATQNPHEFEGTYPLPESQLDRFLLRVKVGYPGREAERAILTQHRAGEPVEKLEPVLQPADVIALQQHVRTVRVDPAIAEYVLDLIGETRKHAELALGASTRAALALYRAVQAYAVTAGRDYAVPDDVKALAEPVLAHRLVTRSWAAGGHPDAGPIVRDVLSKLKVPA
- a CDS encoding lysylphosphatidylglycerol synthase transmembrane domain-containing protein; this translates as MLAVRTALAVGIMVAVGAHFSRTLNKIDAGQLPVRLQPELLVASGLLYLLAHLCWSTFWVRLLHNQGVHVSWWVGLRAYYLSQFGKYVPGKVAVLGIRVVMLRHYGGHPLPVAVTATYETLSSMSAGAMLGVLFLPALGGALGDKISGGTMAFVVIASLPLGLVVLNKLAAWVVNRRRRPGAPPLATPSIGLLAQGLLHGACGYALLALGLSLTVRALIPDARIWTLATYTADIATVGLSYVAGFVAVIAPGGLGARELSMQLALTPQFAPAHGEQAAGLATVVALTLRLTWTIAEVVIGLPLYLLRPALPPHAHHETRNENPHA